TCAGCAACAGCCACCAGCAGTACGCGTACCGTTACATGGTAAATATCTGATTGAAGCGTCAGCAGGCACGGGGAAAACGTGGACGTTGACCGGCATTGTACTGCGCTTACTGATTGAGGCAAAACGTGCACCCGAACACATTATTGCTACTACTTTTACTCGTGCTGCTGCTGCTGAGATGCGCGAGCGTATTCATGCACGCTTGGTTGATTTTCATCAATTATTACAATGGTTTAATAAGCTACAGGCAAATTCTGCCACCCATCCCATTCTGTATCCGCAGCTGATGGCTAGCAATGTTAACCAAAACAAGATGTCTGACGTTGCAAATAATAAAGATAATGAAAAGTTAGAATCGTCTAACAAAGTGACTCCAGAGCAACGACAAACACGGCAGCAATGGTTAGAACAACAAGCCAAGCTGGCAGGCTATACAGATTTAATGGCTGACCCTATTAATAGCCACTTATTAAGCTATCTCTTAGACAATACCGAGCGTTATCCGTTAATGGAAGCCATTAGGCGTACGGCATTGGTACTTACGACGTTGGATAAACTATTTGTAGGAACGTTAGATAGTCTGTCACAAAAATGGCTTTCTGAGTATAGTGCCGAGACTGGACATCAACAAGGGGTACAAATTAGCGATCATGAACAGGTCGTTATCGAGAGCATTATCCACGATAAAGTACGTGCGTTTCACAGTGCTATGTATAACCAACAACCGGAGGTTTACGCATTATTACAGCATACCAAGCGCTTAACCTCTCCTGTGGATCATCTGTCCGTCGCGCAAAAATCTATTCAGTTCATCTCAACGCCTATTGAGGAAGTGGAACTGGGCGCTACGATTGACTTTGACGCTTATCGACAAGCTTTAGAGGACTTTAAAAATTGTGATTTAAAAGATATTGAGCCGTATTTTGACTTGGAATATCGTACCGCGCAAGGGTTTGGTAAAGCGGGTAAAGTCGGTAAAAATATCGGGGCTATAGGCGCTATTCAACAAGCTATCCATCAGTATGGAGAGGTTTTTTTTACACATATAGAGGCTCAGGCGGACGTTTTATATACAGAATTACCGAATGCTTTTATTAGTAAAGAAGAAGGTGGAAAGGTTTTTAACAAAGGTAAAGAAGCCGAACGCTTGGCTTTTATTAACCTTAAAGGTATAAGCGCTTTAAAGACCTTGCATGATTATACAGAGCGGCTGAATCTTTATCTAGATTCCCTGATTGAAAACCTAAACCGTGATATTGCTATCAAAGTACGAGAAAAATTGCCAGCGATATTAGAAGCCCGACGCGAGACTACTTTTGCGCTACAGATGGTACGCTTAAACCAAGCGCTGTCAGGCAAGCAAGGTGAGCGTCTAGCGCGTTACATCCGTCATCATTATCCAGTGGCACTGATTGATGAGTCACAAGATATTAATGGCGAGCAGGCGCGTATGATTGAGCGCATCTATATTAAGCAAAGCAGTATTAAGCAATACAGTAAAGAGGATAAAGATACCCATCGCGGCTTTTTATTATTGGTTGGTGACCCGAAGCAGGCGATTTATGGTTTTCGTGGCGGTGATGTTGCCAATTACAACGCGATGAAAGCACATTTTGATGATAAGCATATGATGAGTCTTGATGTGAATCGTCGCTCAAATGAGCGTTTGATTACTGCGCTTAATCATTGGTTTGGCAGGTCTCAACCCATCACTAATGCGGATGATAAGTCAGAATCATCAACCGCTGATGCCTTGGCACAACTGGGTAAAGGTATCTATTATCAGCATATCACTGCGGTAAAAAGGGATGAGCACTTATCATGGCAGCCACCAGTATCTCAGCCGTGTGCTATGTCGCCTGAAGTCACTGCTATTTTACCGAACAATCCTGTCAGTATTATCCATCTGCCCTATAATAAAGAAGCAAAATATAATGACTGTGAGCTGACCGCGTTACATATTGCCGCTTTGCTAGCCAGTCAACAAACCATCAATGGGCGACCATTAAAACCAAGTGATATCGGAGTATTAGGGCGTAGAAAGCACGAACTCAAACAAGTGGAAGATATGCTTACCAAGTTGGGTGTGCCTACGCTTGAGACGTCTGAAACGAATATTTTTGATACCGTTATTGCTGCTGACTTGGTGGCATTACTAGAAGCGATGCTACGTCCGCAGCGCCGCGATATTATCAATCGAGTGTTGACGGGTCATTTTTATCAATTGAGTCTGGCTGACGTACAAGCACTAATGTTAAGTGCTGATACCGATAATATAGAAGCGCAACATATGGATTCTGAGCAGGCAACGCTTAAACAGGGCTATAAACAGAATTACAAACAAAGCTATCAGGACTTTCAAACTTATTTGAAGACCGCGGCGAACCATTGGCAGCATGGTGGTATCTTATCTGCATTGCATTATGTGCTTGGCTATAATCCAATGGCGAAGCAGGGAAGTCATAAAAGCATTTGGGTCGGACTGGCGGCTTTAGAAGATGGCGCACGATATTTGATGGATTTGCGGCATTTATTGGATATTTTAGCGCAACACGGGATGCATATCGGCGAGTACGAGCTATTGGCATGGTATAAGAAAAATATGAACAGCAAGCGCATACCGGAATGGGCACAGCAGCAGCCTTTACCGACTGAGTCCGGCGTGCAGCTAATGACCATTCATAAATCCAAAGGCTTGGAATTTCCAGTCGTCTATGTCGTTGGGCTCGATAATGCCAGTCCAAAAGCGGGCGGGCGTAGCAAACATAATTTATTTTTATATAATCATGATGTTGGTACTCATGAACTTAATAATGAAATTAATAGTAATCAAACAGAGCGCCGTTTATCTGCCAGTGCTGGCAAGCGCCATAGCAAGTCTGCAAAAGGCGATATTTCTACCGATCACTATGCCCAATTTGAAACGATTGAGAATTATGAAGAACTCAGACGGCTTGCCTACGTGGCATTTACGCGCGCTAGTGAGCAGCTGTATATTGTAATCAGCGATGTTTATAGTAGTGCAGGAAGTGAACGTAAACCAATTTTGCAATGGCTTGACGGTGACAACAAGGATAAAACTTTTACGCAGCCCGAACGTCTGCAAGCGCATACTGGCTGGATAGAATACGGCATGATTGAAACCAATGCTGAAACGATTATTAAAGTTAATAATAACTTAAAAATGAATAGTCATTCGTCTGTAACCCGTTCTAATGCGATGACCCTTATTGATTATCAACCTGCTTACGACCAACTGCGTAACCATCAGTTTAAAGGTTGGGAAAAAACCAGCTTTACCGCGTTATCACGGCAGCTAGACGAACAAAGCCAAGCTCTGGCTGTTTTTGATGATGGTGTAGAAGATGATTTTGACTTAACGGATAGTATAAAATTATCACAGAGTAGATTGTCAGAAGACAATCAAGATATGAATGAGAGCGGTTCTATAATGTCCGCGGATAATATCCGCTTTCGCTTTGTTAAAGGCGCTAATGCCGGTACGTTTTTGCATCAAGTATTTGAAAAAATTGACTTTACTAACGATAATAAATGGTCGGCAGTAATTGATCAAGCCATTCGCCAGTATCAGTTACCACTTATCTATACCAGTGCCGCGTCGCAAAAACGATTGCAGAAAAATAAAATGAATGTCACATTGGCAAATAATAGTGCGATAGTGGAGGAGCTTTCAGATATTGAGGAAGCCGAAATTCAGTTAGCAGCAGTTCATAACGAATTGATGGCGTGGATAGAAGATGTTTTGTCTGCACCATTATTGGCATCTGGTCAGCCCTTAAAAGCGATTGCTGCTAACAAGCGTATTGCAGAGCTGGGCTTTAATATGGGTTTATCAGACAGCTTCACACCTGAAGCAATCAATGAGATTTTTGAGAGGCATCTACCAGACGAACCTGAAAAACATATTCAACTGACTCCTCAATATTCCGAACACATTTACCGTTATTTACGTGGTGAAATTGATTTGGTTTATGAGCACGCTGGCAAGTTTCATATAGTGGATTATAAGAGTAATTATTTAGGAGATAGCCTAAGTAATTACAACAATAAAAATCTAAAACTAGCTATGAACAAAACAGGATACTGGCTACAAGCAGCAATTTACCAAGTCGCTTTACATCGATTTTTGAATTTAAGAATAAACGATTATAAAAATAACGAAGAACAATATCTAGGAGCAGTAGAGTATGTATTTCTACGTGGTATCGACTCACAAGAGACGCATACTTACGGACGTATTCAATGGCAAATCCCTTTTGCATTAATACAAGAGCTAGATACTCTATTTGGTAACGCCAACGTTTAAGAAAAATTCTCAATATACAAAAATAATGATAATAAACGGATATATGATGAAAAACTCTCAAGATTTAACTCAAACAGATGAAAAAAATTCGAATACAGCCAAAAACAAATTTTCCGATTCAAAAAAAGAACAACAAATATTGGTTATTAACAACCAAAGTAAAGTGGAATCAGATGTTAGTAACAGTTGGGCGACAACCATCTGTCAGTATTTATCACAGCGTCGAATACAGACGAAAGTTGCGTATCAGGCACAATTACAATCAAATAATATTTATGATGAAGATAGGGAGCCGCAAGACTGGTTATTCGACGCGATATTTGAAATACTGATACAGCGCTTAGAGGAAGGGCATACCGTATTGGTGCTTAATGATAGTGATTCAAACACAAGTAGTTCTAGTAAGCTCTATAGGTGGCAACAGCAGCTGCTACAGCCTTTATTACAATCCCTACTTATTCCTACTAACGGAATAGTAGCAACAATAGATTTTGAGATTTTAGAAAATATAGCGTTGTGGGAGACACTATTATTACAAACTATGCTATCAGAATATGAGCAGAAAATATTAAGACAGCGTTATAGTATCTGCGTCAGTCTGTATCATTATTTCCAATACGTATATGAACACTCTAAAGATATCACTGATAGTTTAAATATTTTTATAAAAACCATAAAAAGTGCTCAACTGTTTGAAATAGTTAACATTAAAAACGAAATAATAAATAATCCAATAGTTTTTCAAATAGAAAACTCTTTAGAAAGTAATGCTGTTGCTAAAAAAAATATAAGCATTACTCTATGGCTACATCGTACATGGCAAGCTGAATATGATCTTGCTCGTCATATTATTCGAATAAAACAACAAACCATTAATGAATTGCCAATAGTACTTAGTCCTCTTTTAAATGCTGAACAAAAAGCCGCGATTCATATGGCAAATCGTTCAGCCTTTAGTATTATTACGGGTGGTCCAGGAACAGGAAAGACTTTTACCGTTGCGCAGTTGGTTATTGCCTTACAACAAGCTCAAAATGATAATGAAGTAGGTAGCGTATCTAGTCACGCTAATCTTGCACTTGCAGCGCCAACAGGTAAAGCAGCACAGCGTATGCAAGAATCTTTGCAGGATGCCATACAACACGCAGGCGTGACGATGCAATTACCTGAAGCGAAGACTATTCATCGATTACTGGGTATCGGACAGGGCGGGCGACCACGGTATAATACGGCTAACCCACTAAGTGAAGACATTGTTATTGTTGATGAAGCTTCAATGCTTGGGGTGGAGATGGCAAATTATTTAGTCAGTGCGATAAAACCTAATGCGCGACTTATATTATTAGGCGATGCCAATCAACTGGCTGCCGTTGATGCTGGTGCGGTACTTGCTGACTTATGCCGCATTCCAGTATTGCAAGATATTCATAAACGCCTTGATGTGAGTCGCCGTTTTACGACAGAATCAGGCATTGGTAAGCTTGCAAGTCTTATTAATAGCAGTATTACTGACATGCCAGCCGTTTGGAAATTAATGCAAGATGAAGAAACACTGAGCTTCTATCAGCTATCTAACCATCTATCAGAGCCTCTCTCAGAAAAAGAAATAGCCGTTACTAACGACAATTCAATAAACACTTTCAGTACTTTAAAAGTATTAAAAATACTACTCGAAAAATATAGTCATTACATCAATGATAGTAAAAAAATATTGATAGAAACTAACACCTTAAAATCTCCCTCAACAGCACAATATATGACTTACTTTAAAGAACTTATGACCGTGCTTAATACCTTTAAAGTACTGACTGCCGGTCATAATGGGCGTTGTGGTGATCATTATATTAATCGCTACCTCAGTGAACAGCATAAAGAACAACTTAAGCTACCGTTATCTAAATCACCTTGGTACCACGGGCGACCAGTAATGATTCTACAAAATAACTATGAATTAGGTCTATTTAATGGTGATATTGGTATTTGTTTACAAACCGAACGAGGCATTCTGCAAGTATTTTTTGAAAACAAAATACAAGGTATCGCCGTGAATATGTTCAGCGATGATATGATTGCAACCGCTTATGCTATGACTATTCATAAGTCGCAAGGATCAGAGTTTGAGCATGTTGCCATCAGTTTTGATGATAATAACGCGCGATTACTCAGTCAAGAGCTTATCTATACAGCGGTAACTCGTGCAAAAAAACAAGTGACTATTTTTAGTACCACTTCGGCATTTACACGTGCACTGTCGACACCAACAGTTCGGCAAACAGGATTAGGCTTACAATTCGCAAACTTGGATAGCGTTACTGAATAAAAGTGTCACTAAGCAAAGTATGTTTAATCTGAAAAATATGCCATAAAAAAGTGCCCAATTCGGACACTTTTTTATTAAAGAATAAAAGCCTAAGCTGATACTTTATTTTCTTTAATGGCATAAATACCCGGCAAATGGCGCAAATAGCCATGAAAATCCATACCACAGCCGTAAACATAGCGGTCAGCAACATTGATACCAACAAAATCAACATCGAAACCGACCACTTTGCGATCATGTTCTTTGTTCAGCAAAACACAAGTCTCAATAGAGGCTGGCTGCTCTTTACCAAGCTCTTCAACAATGGCTTTTAAGGTAATACCTTCGTCAAAAATATCGTCAATCAGTAATACGTGCTCGCCTGCAATATTAACATCGGGCTTAAATTTCCAATCCAGCTCATTGGTTCCTTGGTTATCACGATAACGTGACGCATGAATATAGTGCATACGATGATAGAAGGTGAGGTGAGTGAGCAGTTGACCGGCTGGGATAAGTCCACCGTTCATCACGACCATTACGATGGGATTCAGCCCAGCATAATGTAGGTTTAACTGTGCGGCAAGGCGCTCATAAGCAGCCGCAACTTCAATGCTACTGATGATACATTCTGAATTACGCAGGGTTTTTTCGATTTCTTGATTACTGATTTGGGTCATGGGTGGCGCCTTCGGTAAAAAGTGCTGCTTATTTTAGCAAAATTTAACAAATTTTCCCAATACAACCTGCATTTTAAGACGAAATTAATCGTCTAGTTGTATTAAATAAGGGCGATAGAATATTGCGAGACGATTTAATCCGGCATTCGGTAGCTGTGGCAGCAGTTTATTAAGCGCCATGCTCATACCTTTATCGATAGCGGCTTTTGCGACTGGAACAGATTTGCGCTTAATCATGCCAAGCTTGAGTGTTTCAGTAAATCGACTCATAAAATGAGTCAGTGATTCATCAGTCATGGTCTCCAGTGCTATTTTAAACTGAGATCTATCAACATTGTCGGGTGTGATTGCGGCAAAACCTTCATTAATCGTTTGAGCAGACGACTCGGATAGTTTAAAACCGACACGTCGTACGCCTTGATTATCAATAAAGATACTCTTATCCTTCAAAAAGTTAAAGCTCGGTATAACGTCTTTATTGGTATCTTTACCTAGTAAAACATTCAATAAGGTTTCAGTCGTGCGTTCAATCGTATTGACAATTTTACGCATAGACTCCTGCCGCTCAGGATTGGGGATGACGTCTATTAAACTGACCAACAAATTATCGTTTAATTCACGAGCAATTTGCTGCGTTAACGCATTGCGATAGGGGTAATAGTCTACTGCTTCATTGGTCGTAATAATGCTCTCCGCCTCGTCAATCATACTACTGAGTTTGTCTGAAGGTATAAATCCGAAATAATATGCCATCATGTTGCCTTTATCTTATTATTTACTTGCTGAGGTTGAGAACAGGATTATATTAAAGTAATAGCATCGCGCCAGTATATTATATATGAGACTGTAAACATTTGATTGCAGAAAAGATGTGAAAAAATTTAATTAATCGCTTAAGTGGTATTTATAAGCGTTCTCATTTATAGGCGTTCAAGTTTTCTTGATAATGACCATGCCGCATCTGTGCGCAGAGTTTGAGCATGTTCAGATTTACCGCTACTCAGCGATGACCATTGCGGTTTGCTACGCGCTTTTTTAAGCTCACTAGGCAGCTTGTGAGTAGACCAAGGTTTCATACTTTCTGGATTGTCGTCATCATTAGAATGATTATTGCTATAAGACATCTGCGTTGCGTCAGTAGCGGCATGTCCACGATGACGTAGCGCCATGTGCAAGTCTATCGCACGAGTCGCCAGCAGCGTTAACGTTGCAGGATCAATATATAAGCGCTTCACACCGGATAGCCGATCCGCGATACTGCCTGTATTGGATAATAACCCGCCAGCAATACCGCCTAACGCTGTGCCTAGCCCTAAGGTCGTACCCAGTGCAGCAGCATCAATACCTAGCCCTAATAACGCGCCAGCCGCTGCTCCTGAAGTGGTGCGAATACCATAACTTTTTAGCAATTCAGCGTCAAAAGGATCTTGCTGATAAGCTTTTAGCTCAAGCGGTGTTGCTGCCACGGCATTGTCATAAAATTTATATGAATTTAATAGCTGATGCTGCATGGCACGCTCACTTTGGCGTACCGCTTCTTGCATCTGCTGCAATATTGGCATCGGGTCATCATCATCGTTAATTTCGCGCACAAAGGCGGCAACATTCAATAAGAAATCCGCAATAATAATATTAGCGTCATCATATAACAGCGCCCAATCCTCGGTCCGACGTTGCATCAGCTGCTCAAGCATTTCGGCATGAGTAAGCATAGTCGCAAGATTTTGCCAAAGCCGCATCTCATCGCTAAATTCAAACGCTACCGAATCAAACCGCGTTGAAATATGCAAGTTACGACGCGCCAGCATCGTCTGCCACGCATCAATATTACCATCTTGGCTGTCCGTAAAGTTAAATACTGGCATGACTGGAATTGCTGCCCACGACAAAATAGCCAATTCATCTTTATATTTACCAAGCACCGGTTCACGCGCATCGATCACATATACCGCCATATCACTTGCCAACAGCTGCCGAATAACCTTTGCTTCTTGGCTATAATCCTCATGCTCACTGCTATATGAAGCTGTAGCTCCTGATGCAATATCAGCGGCTAAAAATTGCTGTAAACGCTCAATACCATCACGGCGACTGGCGGTGTTATCCTCTAGCCAATCCATCAGTCCAGAAGCATCTTCAAGACCAGGGGTATCATACAATGCGACCAGTACATCACCCGTTTGACTGTCTATCAGCTGCGCACGCTCAACATGGCGCGTAGTCGCTGCCTCATTCTTTACTTCACCAAAATAAACATCTCGTAATAAAGTACGCAAAATTGAAGTCTTGCCAGTATTGGTGTGCCCAACCACTGCCAACTTTAAAGGTTCACCGCTGCCAATGGTGGTTTTTGCGCGAGCAGACTGCGGTGTCACGTCCAAGTAGGCATTCTCTTCGAGTAACCTTGTCGGCTGCTTGCTCATATAGCTATTGTTATTATTATCTTGGTTCATAATAGTGTCTTCTATTATTTAGTTAATCGTACGGTTTGATTGCAATATTATCTTGGTTTTAATATTGTTATATCATGCTGATAATGGCGTGTTATTCATGTTTTTTAATAATAGAATGACGAATCTTGAATTCTATAATTTAATAAGTTCGTATTTTAATAGTGATGCTAATTCATTGAAAAATAAAGGAATCATTCGTTATAGTGTAAATATATATTATTTCTTCAAGCCAGTGATTTAGCGTTAATTCGCGTTAATCGATAGTTTGTTCATGAGCAGTTACCAAACCAATTTTACGTGCTGCCAGAGCCGTTTGCCATTGTTGATAGCGGGCAGTTTTTTGCTGCGTATTCGGGTCAGAAAAATCAGAAGTAGTGGTATTGATATTTTCTTGACTTAATAATTGTACAATAAGCCCGTATTTAGCATGGCTGGCGATGTGATCAAGTTTGCGTAATGTGCCGCGATCAGGTAGCGCTTGACTGTGAATTCCTATGAGCACTTGCACGGGATGTTGATCCAAATATGTCGTTAAGCGCGTCATATCGTCACGGTCATCAACGATACCAAAATTATCTACCTTGTCGTCATTATTGTCGTTACTATTATCATTAAAGGCGATATGCCACCATTTATCGACATCTGTAGGATATTCTAGTAACGCCACCAGCTTCTTACCAGCACTAACCGTGGCTTTTGGCGCAACTGGCGCATCGACTTCGATAAAGTCATCAGCATCAACCACTTGCCGCTGCCAAAAGTTAATAATCTTTTGATAGTAGGGTAATTTAATATCCAAGCGCATTTTTTTACGGCGAAACATCAGCGCACAAAATGACCATGCTAGCGCCCGTGGTACGATGCCATACATCAGCAAACTACCAATTAATAAGCCTGCCCACTGCCGAGCGATAGGTAAGGGTAGTGCTTCAGTGACCAAACGGCTCTGCACAATTGCCGCATTATCTGGCACATCAAAGCCCACCATACTGGGTAACCAACCAAGCATATGGGTCAACGTAATAAGAGCCTGATCTGATAATAAGGTCGACTCCCAACTAAAGCTGTATTGACGTATAATCAATAAGAATATGATAGCCAATAGCATCCCTGTCAGAGTCGCTAGCCACAGCTGATGGCTGAACCGTCCTAAATACCAGCGCATACCGCTATGCTGAAGTTGCTGCTCATACAAGCGCACCGCTGCTTGCGTGATATCGTCTTTACCTCGTATCAAACGCTTAGGACTGACAAAATTGGCGAACCAGTTTGCAGACTGTTTACCTTGATTAATCATGGTTAATACTAGCCAACCGATGAGCATAATAGTATGAAAACCAAGCAGACATACCAAAACATAGAAAAAATTGACCACATTGGCTTGTAGTAAGGTGAATAGCCCTAAAAAGCCCGAGACACACCATACGACACTCATCACCGTCATGATGCCTTTGATGCGTCCGTCAATCTTTTCTAGCACGCGTGTTAGTGCGCCATTACTATCGATGCGTGACGCCCGCCTATGTAGTTTTTGGATGGGCGTACCTAATTCAGCTTGCAGCTTTTCAGTGACCAATAGCGGGTCAGTAGCGAATATATGCTGGTCAGTTTCAAGCGTGCGTACCAATTCAGTCAGTTGGTTTTGTGGTGATAACATAGCGGTCGTCATATCCGTATAAATAAGTGTTGAGTAACATGAGCGAAAGGCGCTTAACATTCAATAAAAATAACGACTTGCTTACGAATAATGTTAAATTTCTATAATATATGGCTATATTAGCCGCGATAAATAGAGTTTTTTTAAGATTAAATCGTTATAAATTAATAACTTACCCTATAAGCTGACCAAATGGTCAAAAAATCACTGGCAGTTATTATCAATACACGCTATCCTAAAAGTAAGTTATGAGCTTTACGATATAACCAAAACAAGCGCAACAAGCGCAATAGATAATAAGTTATTTGTTATATCGATAATTAACATTGATATTAACAATGTTAGCAGTATGCGGTTTTGATGCTCCTGCATCAACTAACCGTAAAATCACAATGTTCTTTTTGTGAATCTAGCAAACCTATTATTTTAAAAAGAGCAATGACTTCTTTTCATATGTTTGATATAGATAAGCAATGAGTACAAAGCGTGATAAAAAACAGTGAATAAGCTCAGTTATTGTAAAACTTAATTTACTATAGTTCTACGTCATTCAAGGTGTATCAGTTAGGATACATTAAAAATATAACATGCAGGGAGCACACCTATCTATGGATATCAAATCTACCTCTAATCCAACGTTCGCTCGTCCAGAAGATGAGAACTTGGGCGTTGGCGCTAATATCGCTTATGGCTTTCAACACGTCCTTACGATGTATGGCGGCATTATTGCGGTTCCATTGATCGTTGGGCAAGCAGCTGGACTGACTTCGCCTGAGATCGGCTTATTGATTGCCGCTTCTTTGTTTATTGGTGGTCTAGCGACACTATTACAGACCCTAGGTGTTCCTTTCTTTGGTTGTCAGCTGCCATTGGTACAAGGCGTGTCTTTTGCAAGTGTGGCGACAGTTGTTGCTATCGTAACCACGGGGGGCGGACTACCTTCTGTATTTGGTGCGGTTATGGCAGCCTCTGCGCTTGGCTTTTTAATTACGCCTATTTTTTCCCAGATTATTAAGTTCTTTCCGCCACTCGTCACGGGTACGGTTATTACCACGATTGGTCTAACCTTGATGCCAGTAGCAGCACGCTGGGCGATGGGTGGTAACAGTAAAGCACCAGATTTTGGTAGCATGACTAACATCGGTCTTGCAGGCTTTACGTTATTAGTGGTATTACTACTCAGTAAATTGGGTAACGCTGCGCTTAGCCGCTTATCTATTTTGCTTGCCATGGTAATCGGCACCTTTACCGCTTGGGCATTCGGCTTAGTTGATTTCTCTGGTATTACGACGGGTTCTATTTTTGCTTTCCCAAGCCCATTCCATTTTGGTGCACCTAAATTTGAGCTTGCTGCGATTATCTCAATGTTTATCGTGGTATTGGTTATTCTAGTAGAAACCTCAGCTGACATTTTGGCAGTTGGCGATATCATTGAGACTGAAGTTGACTCAAAACGTCTAGGTAATGGTCTACGTGCAGATATGGCAGCCAGTATGATTGCCCCAATCTTTGGCTCTTTCACTCAAAGTGCTTTTGCGCAAAACGTTGGTTTGGTTGCAGTAACCGGTGTTAAAAGCCGTTTCGTAGTGGCTTATGCTGGTATCATTTTAGTAGTACTAGGCTTAATGCCTATCATGGGACGCGTTATTGCAACGGTTCCAACTGCAGTATTAGGTGGCGCGGGTATCGTATTATTTGGTACGGTTGCAGCCAGTGGTATTCGTACTCTTGCACAAGTTAGCTATACCAATAACATGAACCTTATCATTGTTGCTACCTCTATCGGTTTTGGTATGTTGCCGATTGCTGCTCCAGCATTCTATGATCAATTCCCAGACTGGTTTGCAACTATCTTCCACTCAGGTATCAGTTCTGCAGCGATTATGGCT
This genomic window from Psychrobacter urativorans contains:
- a CDS encoding UvrD-helicase domain-containing protein; amino-acid sequence: MEKTIETICQSYSAQQQPPAVRVPLHGKYLIEASAGTGKTWTLTGIVLRLLIEAKRAPEHIIATTFTRAAAAEMRERIHARLVDFHQLLQWFNKLQANSATHPILYPQLMASNVNQNKMSDVANNKDNEKLESSNKVTPEQRQTRQQWLEQQAKLAGYTDLMADPINSHLLSYLLDNTERYPLMEAIRRTALVLTTLDKLFVGTLDSLSQKWLSEYSAETGHQQGVQISDHEQVVIESIIHDKVRAFHSAMYNQQPEVYALLQHTKRLTSPVDHLSVAQKSIQFISTPIEEVELGATIDFDAYRQALEDFKNCDLKDIEPYFDLEYRTAQGFGKAGKVGKNIGAIGAIQQAIHQYGEVFFTHIEAQADVLYTELPNAFISKEEGGKVFNKGKEAERLAFINLKGISALKTLHDYTERLNLYLDSLIENLNRDIAIKVREKLPAILEARRETTFALQMVRLNQALSGKQGERLARYIRHHYPVALIDESQDINGEQARMIERIYIKQSSIKQYSKEDKDTHRGFLLLVGDPKQAIYGFRGGDVANYNAMKAHFDDKHMMSLDVNRRSNERLITALNHWFGRSQPITNADDKSESSTADALAQLGKGIYYQHITAVKRDEHLSWQPPVSQPCAMSPEVTAILPNNPVSIIHLPYNKEAKYNDCELTALHIAALLASQQTINGRPLKPSDIGVLGRRKHELKQVEDMLTKLGVPTLETSETNIFDTVIAADLVALLEAMLRPQRRDIINRVLTGHFYQLSLADVQALMLSADTDNIEAQHMDSEQATLKQGYKQNYKQSYQDFQTYLKTAANHWQHGGILSALHYVLGYNPMAKQGSHKSIWVGLAALEDGARYLMDLRHLLDILAQHGMHIGEYELLAWYKKNMNSKRIPEWAQQQPLPTESGVQLMTIHKSKGLEFPVVYVVGLDNASPKAGGRSKHNLFLYNHDVGTHELNNEINSNQTERRLSASAGKRHSKSAKGDISTDHYAQFETIENYEELRRLAYVAFTRASEQLYIVISDVYSSAGSERKPILQWLDGDNKDKTFTQPERLQAHTGWIEYGMIETNAETIIKVNNNLKMNSHSSVTRSNAMTLIDYQPAYDQLRNHQFKGWEKTSFTALSRQLDEQSQALAVFDDGVEDDFDLTDSIKLSQSRLSEDNQDMNESGSIMSADNIRFRFVKGANAGTFLHQVFEKIDFTNDNKWSAVIDQAIRQYQLPLIYTSAASQKRLQKNKMNVTLANNSAIVEELSDIEEAEIQLAAVHNELMAWIEDVLSAPLLASGQPLKAIAANKRIAELGFNMGLSDSFTPEAINEIFERHLPDEPEKHIQLTPQYSEHIYRYLRGEIDLVYEHAGKFHIVDYKSNYLGDSLSNYNNKNLKLAMNKTGYWLQAAIYQVALHRFLNLRINDYKNNEEQYLGAVEYVFLRGIDSQETHTYGRIQWQIPFALIQELDTLFGNANV
- a CDS encoding hypoxanthine-guanine phosphoribosyltransferase, giving the protein MTQISNQEIEKTLRNSECIISSIEVAAAYERLAAQLNLHYAGLNPIVMVVMNGGLIPAGQLLTHLTFYHRMHYIHASRYRDNQGTNELDWKFKPDVNIAGEHVLLIDDIFDEGITLKAIVEELGKEQPASIETCVLLNKEHDRKVVGFDVDFVGINVADRYVYGCGMDFHGYLRHLPGIYAIKENKVSA
- the recD gene encoding exodeoxyribonuclease V subunit alpha, producing MKNSQDLTQTDEKNSNTAKNKFSDSKKEQQILVINNQSKVESDVSNSWATTICQYLSQRRIQTKVAYQAQLQSNNIYDEDREPQDWLFDAIFEILIQRLEEGHTVLVLNDSDSNTSSSSKLYRWQQQLLQPLLQSLLIPTNGIVATIDFEILENIALWETLLLQTMLSEYEQKILRQRYSICVSLYHYFQYVYEHSKDITDSLNIFIKTIKSAQLFEIVNIKNEIINNPIVFQIENSLESNAVAKKNISITLWLHRTWQAEYDLARHIIRIKQQTINELPIVLSPLLNAEQKAAIHMANRSAFSIITGGPGTGKTFTVAQLVIALQQAQNDNEVGSVSSHANLALAAPTGKAAQRMQESLQDAIQHAGVTMQLPEAKTIHRLLGIGQGGRPRYNTANPLSEDIVIVDEASMLGVEMANYLVSAIKPNARLILLGDANQLAAVDAGAVLADLCRIPVLQDIHKRLDVSRRFTTESGIGKLASLINSSITDMPAVWKLMQDEETLSFYQLSNHLSEPLSEKEIAVTNDNSINTFSTLKVLKILLEKYSHYINDSKKILIETNTLKSPSTAQYMTYFKELMTVLNTFKVLTAGHNGRCGDHYINRYLSEQHKEQLKLPLSKSPWYHGRPVMILQNNYELGLFNGDIGICLQTERGILQVFFENKIQGIAVNMFSDDMIATAYAMTIHKSQGSEFEHVAISFDDNNARLLSQELIYTAVTRAKKQVTIFSTTSAFTRALSTPTVRQTGLGLQFANLDSVTE